From a region of the Pongo pygmaeus isolate AG05252 chromosome 5, NHGRI_mPonPyg2-v2.0_pri, whole genome shotgun sequence genome:
- the LHFPL5 gene encoding LHFPL tetraspan subfamily member 5 protein has product MVKLLPAQEAAKIYHTNYVRNSRAVGVMWGTLTICFSVLVMALFIQPYWIGDSVNTPQAGYFGLFSYCVGNVLSSELICKGGPLDFSSIPSKAFKTAMFFVALGMFLIIGSIICFSLFFICNTATVYKICAWMQLAAATGLMIGCLVYPDGWDSSEVRRMCGEQTGKYTLGHCTIRWAFMLAILSIGDALILSFLAFVLGYRQDKLLPDDYKADGTEEV; this is encoded by the exons ATGGTGAAATTGCTGCCGGCCCAGGAGGCAGCCAAGATCTACCATACCAACTATGTGCGGAACTCGCGGGCCGTGGGCGTGATGTGGGGTACGCTCACCATCTGCTTCTCCGTGCTGGTCATGGCCCTCTTCATCCAGCCCTACTGGATCGGCGACAGCGTCAACACACCGCAGGCGGGCTACTTCGGCCTTTTCTCCTACTGCGTGGGTAACGTCCTGTCCTCCGAGCTCATCTGCAAGGGCGGTCCCCTAGACTTCTCCTCCATCCCCTCTAAAGCCTTCAAGACTGCCATGTTCTTTGTGGCCTTGGGCATGTTCCTCATCATTGGCTCTATCATCTGCTTCAGCCTGTTCTTCATCTGCAACACGGCCACAGTCTATAAGATCTGTGCATGGATGCAGCTGGCTGCGG cCACAGGCCTAATGATTGGCTGCCTGGTCTACCCTGACGGTTGGGACTCAAGTGAGGTGCGGCGCATGTGTGGGGAGCAGACGGGCAAGTACACGCTGGGCCACTGCACCATCCGCTGGGCCTTCATGCTGGCCATCCTCAGCATTGGCGACGCCCTCATCCtctcctttctggccttcgtGTTGGGCTACCGGCAGGACAAGCTCCTCCCTGACGACTACAAGGCAGATGGAACTG AGGAGGTGTGA